The following proteins are encoded in a genomic region of Methanoculleus bourgensis MS2:
- a CDS encoding transcription factor, whose product MVSVTELLNDQAINAYLLRMIGEEGIELLKRFPEGEEHSDEELAEMTEINLNTVRHTLYTLYEKRLAEYRRLKNTETGWLTYLWHLRLDRLQDVIEEEIRDVLEHLDARLTYEEKNDFYICKNCGVIYTFTDAAEWNFECPNCEEMLEHFDNELIATALRRRVEKIKESLGSA is encoded by the coding sequence ATGGTATCTGTCACTGAACTGTTAAACGACCAGGCGATCAACGCCTACCTGCTACGCATGATCGGGGAGGAAGGAATCGAGCTTCTCAAGCGGTTCCCGGAAGGGGAGGAGCACAGCGACGAGGAGCTTGCCGAGATGACCGAGATCAACTTAAACACCGTCCGCCACACGCTGTATACGCTCTACGAGAAGCGGCTCGCTGAGTACCGGCGGCTGAAGAACACTGAGACCGGCTGGCTCACCTACCTCTGGCACCTCCGGCTGGACCGCCTCCAGGACGTGATCGAGGAGGAGATCAGGGATGTGCTCGAGCATCTCGACGCCCGGCTCACCTACGAGGAGAAGAACGACTTTTATATCTGCAAGAACTGCGGCGTTATCTATACGTTCACTGATGCGGCGGAGTGGAACTTCGAGTGCCCGAACTGTGAGGAGATGCTTGAGCACTTTGATAACGAACTTATCGCCACCGCACTCCGGAGAAGGGTTGAGAAGATCAAGGAGAGCCTCGGGAGTGCGTGA
- a CDS encoding HDIG domain-containing metalloprotein, whose translation MREQDCIALLRHAGCSEGVIAHCRAVRDLALTYASDPIVDRDLVATGALLHDIGRGVTHDLHHAEAGGAICRSLGLDDAVAVIVERHIGAGLTAEECSVLNLTPRDCTPRTLEEKIVAHADNLVKGTRIITLEERLARAIALPRRQRERIYRLALEVELLR comes from the coding sequence GTGCGTGAGCAGGACTGTATCGCTCTCCTCAGGCATGCCGGATGCTCTGAGGGGGTTATCGCTCACTGCAGGGCTGTGCGCGATCTCGCGCTCACCTATGCCTCAGACCCGATCGTCGACCGCGACCTGGTGGCGACCGGCGCTCTTCTCCACGATATCGGCCGGGGGGTGACGCACGACCTCCACCACGCTGAAGCGGGCGGCGCGATATGCCGCTCGCTCGGCCTTGATGATGCGGTTGCCGTAATCGTCGAGCGGCATATCGGGGCCGGGTTGACGGCCGAAGAGTGTTCGGTCCTCAACCTGACGCCGCGCGACTGCACGCCCCGAACGCTTGAGGAGAAGATCGTCGCCCATGCCGATAACCTGGTGAAGGGGACCCGTATCATCACCCTGGAAGAACGGCTGGCCCGCGCAATCGCCCTCCCGCGAAGACAGAGGGAGCGGATCTACCGGCTCGCGCTCGAAGTCGAACTCCTCAGATAA
- a CDS encoding Eco57I restriction-modification methylase domain-containing protein gives MPDQIACPDAIRSLVERFDYHRPAYRRGQYNETQLRREFIDHFFRALGWDVDNQKGRSEAYKEVAHEDPIRIRGQTNFLDYSFRIGGVRKFIVEAKKPSVNIKDDTESALQLRRYAWNAGLKLSILTNFEEFAVYDCTKPIRKGDTAGTARVGYITYREYPEQWEWIAKIFSQECILKGAFDKFADSETDKKGTMGVDEAFLADIEAWRDILARNIALRNPEITVDELNIAVQRTIDRIIFLRISEDRGIEPYGTLQELLSGDRVYRRLCDLFRHADDRYNSGLFYFEEEPGRSEPPDTLTLLLAIDDDVLKTIIRRLYYPESPYEFSAIPADILGQIYEQFLGKVIRLTEGHRAKVEEKPEVRKAGGVFYTPTYIVDYIVRWTVGEVVRGKTPKEVSDITILDPACGSGSFLLGAYQFLLNWHRDWYIEHLVPVIKEKGATSSEVRALLPPAREGAQRHGRRRRRDASGQLPIYKAANGTDSRVRSDWRLTTAERKRILLNNIYGVDIDRQAVEVTKLSLLLKVLEDESEETVSKQLTLFAERALPSLHDNIKCGNSLVGSDIYDGLAVLPGIEERKRINAFDWEREFAGIMQRGGFDAVIGNPPYVRQETLGHEFKEYAKQRYAVYHGVADLYTYFIEKGVSLLGPGGQFGYIVANKWLRANYGKPLRRWLKERRIEEIVDFGDLPVFQGATTYPCIVRVSHGTPRETFPVTEVASLDFPDLSEYVGEASYLVRQDDLDEDGWSLVDEQTGALLKKVRGAGVPLGEYVQGKICYGIKTGLNKAFVIDAETRDRLIAEDPKSAEVIKPFLAGRDVKRYAPLEADKFLILFEKGVSNQKGAGYRSKWAWVENEYPAVAAYLKPFQKDAEKRYDKGDYWWELRACDYYEGFEGPKIIFPDIAERPQFTIDAEGGFYNANTCYNVFINDTFLLGILNSSLINFYYRNVAAVYRGGYLRFFSQYVEMLPIRPLDPSDPADVARRDRMVTLVETMLDLNRKLAGARTGQDKIFISREIEATDARIDALVYELYGLSGEEIALIERAVQS, from the coding sequence ATGCCCGATCAGATAGCATGCCCCGACGCCATCAGGTCGCTTGTCGAACGCTTTGATTATCACCGCCCCGCATACCGCCGGGGGCAGTACAACGAGACGCAGCTGCGCCGGGAGTTCATCGACCACTTCTTCAGGGCGCTGGGGTGGGACGTTGATAACCAGAAAGGGCGTTCTGAGGCGTATAAGGAGGTCGCCCACGAGGACCCGATCAGGATACGCGGGCAGACGAACTTCCTTGACTACTCGTTCCGGATAGGCGGGGTCAGGAAGTTTATCGTCGAGGCGAAGAAGCCGTCCGTGAATATCAAGGACGATACGGAGTCGGCGCTCCAGCTGCGCAGGTATGCCTGGAACGCCGGGCTGAAACTGAGTATCCTCACAAACTTTGAGGAGTTTGCTGTCTATGACTGCACAAAACCTATCCGGAAGGGGGATACCGCGGGGACGGCCCGGGTAGGCTACATCACCTACCGGGAGTACCCGGAGCAGTGGGAATGGATCGCGAAGATCTTCTCCCAAGAGTGTATCCTCAAGGGTGCGTTCGACAAATTTGCCGATTCTGAGACCGATAAGAAGGGGACCATGGGTGTCGACGAGGCGTTTCTCGCCGATATCGAGGCCTGGCGAGACATTCTCGCCCGAAATATCGCGCTTCGCAACCCCGAAATCACTGTGGACGAATTGAATATCGCTGTCCAGCGGACGATCGACCGGATCATCTTTCTGCGGATCAGCGAGGATCGCGGGATCGAGCCGTATGGGACGTTGCAGGAGCTGCTTTCCGGCGACCGGGTTTATCGGCGTCTCTGTGATCTCTTCCGCCATGCCGACGACCGGTATAACTCGGGGTTGTTCTACTTTGAGGAGGAGCCGGGGCGGAGTGAGCCGCCTGATACGCTGACGCTCCTGCTTGCCATCGATGATGACGTACTAAAGACGATCATCCGCCGCCTCTACTATCCCGAGAGCCCATATGAGTTCTCGGCGATCCCGGCTGATATCCTGGGGCAGATCTACGAGCAGTTCCTCGGCAAGGTCATCCGCCTGACAGAGGGGCATCGTGCGAAGGTAGAGGAGAAACCGGAGGTGCGCAAAGCCGGCGGCGTCTTCTACACGCCGACGTATATCGTCGATTACATCGTGAGGTGGACCGTGGGCGAGGTGGTGCGCGGGAAGACGCCGAAGGAGGTTTCAGATATCACGATACTGGATCCTGCCTGCGGCTCCGGTTCTTTCCTGCTTGGCGCATACCAGTTCTTGCTGAACTGGCACAGGGACTGGTATATCGAGCACCTGGTCCCGGTGATCAAGGAGAAGGGGGCGACCTCGTCCGAGGTCAGGGCGCTTCTTCCGCCTGCACGGGAGGGGGCGCAGCGGCACGGGCGGCGACGGCGCCGGGACGCATCCGGGCAGCTCCCGATCTATAAGGCGGCGAACGGGACTGATTCACGGGTGAGGAGCGACTGGAGACTGACCACGGCCGAGCGGAAACGGATCCTCCTCAATAACATCTATGGTGTGGATATCGACCGGCAGGCGGTCGAGGTGACGAAACTCTCCCTTCTCCTGAAGGTCCTTGAGGACGAGAGCGAGGAGACCGTATCAAAGCAGCTGACCCTGTTTGCCGAGCGTGCGCTCCCGAGCCTGCATGACAACATCAAGTGCGGGAACTCGCTCGTTGGTTCTGATATCTACGACGGTCTCGCGGTCCTGCCCGGGATCGAGGAGCGCAAGCGGATCAATGCGTTTGACTGGGAGAGGGAGTTTGCCGGGATCATGCAGCGCGGCGGGTTTGATGCTGTGATCGGAAACCCGCCTTACGTCAGGCAGGAGACGCTCGGGCATGAGTTCAAGGAGTACGCGAAGCAGCGGTACGCGGTCTACCACGGGGTCGCCGACCTCTACACCTACTTCATCGAGAAGGGTGTCTCCCTGCTTGGCCCCGGCGGGCAGTTCGGCTACATCGTCGCGAACAAATGGTTGCGGGCGAACTATGGGAAACCTCTCCGCCGGTGGCTGAAGGAGAGGAGGATCGAGGAGATCGTGGACTTCGGGGACCTGCCGGTGTTTCAGGGGGCGACGACGTATCCCTGTATCGTCCGGGTATCGCACGGGACGCCGCGTGAGACGTTCCCGGTCACGGAGGTTGCGTCGCTGGATTTCCCTGACCTCTCGGAGTACGTCGGGGAGGCAAGTTACCTGGTCCGGCAGGACGATCTGGACGAGGACGGGTGGTCGCTTGTGGATGAGCAGACCGGCGCCCTGCTGAAGAAGGTCCGGGGCGCCGGGGTGCCGCTTGGGGAGTACGTGCAGGGGAAGATCTGCTATGGTATCAAGACCGGGCTGAATAAGGCGTTCGTCATCGATGCGGAGACCCGGGATAGGCTGATTGCAGAGGACCCGAAGAGCGCGGAGGTGATCAAGCCGTTCCTCGCCGGGAGGGATGTGAAGCGGTATGCGCCGCTGGAGGCGGATAAGTTCCTGATCCTCTTTGAGAAGGGGGTCTCTAATCAGAAGGGTGCGGGGTACCGGAGTAAATGGGCCTGGGTGGAGAATGAGTATCCCGCAGTTGCGGCGTACCTGAAGCCGTTTCAGAAGGATGCAGAGAAGAGGTATGATAAAGGCGATTACTGGTGGGAACTGCGGGCTTGTGATTATTATGAAGGTTTCGAAGGGCCCAAGATTATTTTCCCTGACATTGCCGAGCGCCCCCAGTTCACCATCGATGCAGAGGGTGGGTTCTACAACGCCAATACCTGCTATAATGTATTCATCAATGACACGTTCCTGCTTGGCATCCTCAATTCAAGTTTGATCAACTTCTACTATCGGAATGTGGCGGCGGTGTATCGAGGTGGGTATCTCCGCTTTTTCTCGCAGTACGTGGAAATGCTGCCCATCCGCCCCCTCGACCCCTCCGACCCAGCCGACGTCGCCCGCCGCGACCGCATGGTCACCCTCGTTGAGACGATGCTCGACCTGAACCGGAAACTTGCCGGGGCGAGAACGGGGCAGGATAAAATCTTCATCAGCCGTGAGATCGAGGCAACCGATGCGAGGATCGACGCGCTGGTCTACGAGCTCTATGGGCTTTCCGGGGAAGAGATCGCGCTGATTGAGCGGGCTGTGCAGTCTTAA
- a CDS encoding HEAT repeat domain-containing protein: MQATPAPETLCPIVGLAGLFGPDGPSFFRRWMRRGSREGDKEDDTQDPNREASRLGAEEESGETPPGGPTRDEDENDVIERIEKTPGALRRFDDLISPEGESADLPVASASSEETTPGHSLPDDPDDGVPEEPDEPPGPPMDDRPEPLTDGELMILFGPGDGDEEPSPGIIGKDAGLPEDEPDPGEPVEDPPYEDRPMEVLIDDLGSDDTEVRERAVDAIAKRGSGAVAPLIEALSLADDRRRWCVAEALAALGDEAIPALIAALGDEAAQAGAAATLVRIGGPAVPPLIAVLAGGDGEVQFGARYALQEIGDEAVPSLVEALDAPDGTIRRAAAGVLGNLGWRPPDDGGTIRYLIAGEAWLDVAEYGAAAIDPLIRILRSPDRETWWSAARTLGEIGEPAVTPLIDLLHEADGEVSSLAVMALAEIGGPAVGPLIRLLSDPPLRGTAAGALVKIGEPAVEGCIQALDRGDADTQESLREILIAIGEPAVPPLIQALTGDRSAVRGHAAAILEGMGWEPWSDTERAWYLIAHEQWMELSLMGTPAVGPLIRTLNGDDDRIRSEAAGTLGEIGDPAAVGPLVDALADEGVAPAAADALIAIGKAAVAPALGLLEEEGAARENAVEVLGRLGAHEAVPAIVDLVRSSGDRLHRKAVDALIGIGAPAIVALIPLLGEEGDGHAGAVAALTGIGDDAREPLVEALDDENARTRMGAAVVLGRLGWVPAGAEEQAGYLVALQRWQDVVGLGEPAVEPLAARLGDQDAGVQAGAAAALARIGPPAVPPLVRLLGEEELRGPAEDTLVQIGAAAVEPLVRALDEDGLSQAAAGVLARIGRPAAVALIPVLGRPGTGEVAAEILAAMGETSIEPLVGALGSDDARIRQMAGDLLIGTGDMATGPLIGALGHPDDALRLEAIDLLTRTGRPAIPALVEVLLDEHYRVRLGAAEVLGRVGWKPETEEETVHYLIAKEQWASVAEVGPGAVGPLVRALDDPDSAIQMGAARALGLIGEPAVAELIDALRDERDGGQRKAVEALKLIGEPAVVPLIDALQDRDWHIRLGAARALVAIGDPAVEPLIRALRSGPEVIQMGVAAALGKIGNPAAIDPLTDTLLHGDWRVGRVVVRALGMMGEAAVKPLLRVIREGDDAARKGAVAALVLIGDATVRLLPGALTDGDFRVRAGAADALDRLGWSPEPGEETVCYLIAKERWSDLLTRGTIAVGPLVRVLNDRDDSIRRRAATILGELQDPRAVGPLVDLLHDDFYSIRREAAAALVTIGAPAMDPVIAALGDEDDDVRKRAADILAGIGDVRAVGALEGIFNDEDWYVRRAAVEAVERIRERGGNSFLGGGPGR; the protein is encoded by the coding sequence ATGCAGGCAACTCCTGCGCCTGAAACCCTGTGCCCCATCGTGGGCCTTGCCGGGCTCTTCGGACCCGATGGACCTTCATTCTTCAGGCGCTGGATGAGGAGAGGCAGCAGAGAGGGCGATAAGGAGGACGACACCCAGGACCCTAACCGGGAAGCCTCACGCCTGGGTGCGGAAGAAGAGTCCGGGGAGACGCCGCCGGGGGGGCCTACCCGGGACGAGGATGAGAATGACGTCATCGAGCGGATTGAGAAGACCCCCGGGGCCCTCAGGCGATTCGATGACCTCATCTCCCCTGAGGGAGAGAGTGCAGACCTCCCTGTCGCCTCTGCCTCGTCGGAAGAGACAACTCCAGGTCATTCTCTCCCGGACGACCCGGATGACGGCGTACCCGAGGAACCGGATGAACCCCCCGGACCTCCTATGGATGACCGGCCTGAGCCCCTGACCGACGGGGAGCTTATGATATTATTCGGGCCTGGTGACGGGGACGAAGAACCGTCTCCCGGGATTATCGGGAAGGATGCCGGCCTGCCGGAGGATGAACCCGACCCCGGTGAGCCGGTGGAGGATCCTCCGTATGAGGACCGCCCGATGGAGGTGCTCATCGACGACCTCGGCAGTGATGATACCGAAGTCAGGGAGCGTGCTGTTGATGCCATCGCGAAGCGCGGATCAGGAGCCGTGGCTCCCCTGATAGAGGCACTCTCTCTTGCGGATGACCGGAGGCGGTGGTGCGTTGCCGAAGCCCTCGCCGCGCTCGGGGATGAAGCGATCCCGGCGCTTATCGCCGCGCTCGGGGATGAAGCGGCACAGGCAGGAGCGGCTGCAACGCTCGTGCGTATCGGTGGGCCTGCCGTGCCGCCGCTCATTGCTGTGCTTGCCGGCGGCGATGGCGAGGTGCAATTCGGCGCCCGCTATGCGCTCCAGGAGATCGGCGACGAGGCGGTCCCCTCCCTTGTCGAGGCGCTTGATGCACCTGACGGAACCATTCGGAGAGCCGCCGCGGGAGTTCTTGGAAATCTCGGGTGGAGGCCGCCCGATGACGGCGGCACGATCCGGTATCTCATTGCCGGCGAGGCATGGCTCGATGTGGCTGAGTACGGCGCGGCCGCGATCGATCCTCTCATCCGCATTCTGAGATCTCCGGACAGGGAGACCTGGTGGAGCGCTGCCCGGACCCTCGGTGAGATCGGGGAGCCGGCGGTAACACCCCTGATCGACCTGCTGCACGAGGCTGATGGCGAGGTCAGTTCACTGGCGGTCATGGCGCTTGCGGAGATCGGGGGGCCCGCGGTTGGTCCCCTCATCAGGCTGCTTTCTGATCCGCCCCTCCGCGGTACGGCGGCGGGAGCCCTGGTAAAGATAGGAGAGCCGGCGGTAGAGGGGTGTATCCAGGCCCTGGACCGTGGAGACGCTGATACACAGGAATCACTCCGGGAGATCCTGATTGCGATCGGGGAGCCGGCGGTCCCGCCCCTGATCCAGGCGCTGACGGGAGATCGGTCCGCGGTCCGGGGTCATGCTGCCGCTATCCTTGAGGGGATGGGCTGGGAACCCTGGAGCGATACTGAGCGGGCGTGGTACCTGATTGCCCATGAACAGTGGATGGAACTTTCCCTGATGGGCACACCGGCCGTCGGACCGCTGATCAGGACACTCAACGGCGACGACGACCGCATACGCAGCGAGGCTGCGGGGACGCTCGGCGAGATCGGTGACCCGGCGGCTGTGGGGCCGCTCGTGGACGCCCTCGCGGACGAGGGTGTCGCCCCTGCGGCGGCGGATGCGCTTATTGCCATCGGGAAGGCTGCCGTAGCCCCGGCCCTCGGGCTGCTCGAAGAAGAAGGTGCCGCCCGGGAGAACGCTGTCGAGGTGCTGGGCAGGCTTGGGGCGCATGAGGCGGTCCCGGCCATCGTCGACCTTGTCAGGAGTAGTGGCGACCGTCTTCACCGGAAGGCCGTCGACGCGCTTATCGGCATCGGAGCCCCTGCGATAGTGGCCCTCATCCCCCTCCTCGGTGAGGAGGGCGACGGGCACGCAGGAGCGGTGGCCGCGCTCACCGGGATCGGTGACGATGCACGTGAACCGCTCGTTGAGGCGCTCGACGACGAGAACGCCCGGACCCGCATGGGGGCTGCCGTCGTCCTCGGGAGGCTTGGCTGGGTGCCCGCGGGGGCGGAAGAACAGGCAGGGTACCTGGTCGCGCTGCAGCGCTGGCAGGATGTTGTGGGCCTCGGGGAGCCGGCCGTCGAACCCCTGGCGGCACGGCTCGGCGATCAGGATGCGGGCGTGCAGGCAGGAGCAGCGGCGGCGCTTGCCAGGATCGGACCTCCTGCGGTTCCTCCACTGGTCCGCCTGCTCGGTGAAGAGGAACTCCGCGGGCCTGCGGAGGATACGCTGGTGCAGATCGGGGCGGCGGCCGTCGAACCCCTGGTCCGTGCCCTGGATGAGGATGGGCTCTCTCAGGCAGCCGCCGGGGTGTTGGCCCGGATAGGGAGGCCTGCCGCCGTTGCGCTCATCCCGGTGCTCGGCCGCCCCGGTACCGGGGAGGTTGCGGCGGAGATCCTGGCGGCGATGGGCGAGACGTCCATCGAGCCGCTTGTCGGGGCGCTCGGGAGCGATGACGCCCGGATCAGGCAGATGGCCGGGGACCTGCTCATCGGCACCGGGGATATGGCCACCGGCCCGCTCATCGGGGCTCTCGGCCACCCTGACGATGCCCTCAGGCTCGAAGCGATCGATCTCCTTACGCGGACCGGCAGACCGGCCATCCCCGCTCTTGTGGAGGTGCTCCTGGACGAGCACTACCGTGTCCGGCTGGGCGCGGCCGAGGTCCTCGGGAGGGTCGGATGGAAGCCTGAGACTGAGGAGGAGACGGTCCACTACCTGATCGCGAAGGAACAGTGGGCGTCTGTCGCTGAAGTCGGTCCCGGTGCGGTCGGGCCGCTGGTGCGGGCGCTCGACGACCCTGACAGCGCAATCCAGATGGGTGCGGCGCGGGCGCTCGGCCTGATCGGGGAACCGGCGGTCGCCGAACTGATCGACGCCCTCCGCGATGAGCGGGATGGCGGCCAGAGAAAGGCTGTCGAGGCGCTCAAGCTGATCGGGGAGCCCGCGGTCGTGCCGCTCATCGACGCTCTCCAGGACCGCGACTGGCATATCCGCCTCGGAGCGGCGCGGGCGCTTGTCGCTATCGGGGACCCGGCGGTTGAGCCGCTGATCCGGGCTCTCCGCAGCGGGCCTGAGGTGATCCAGATGGGTGTGGCCGCGGCGCTCGGGAAGATCGGGAACCCGGCCGCCATCGACCCGCTCACCGATACGCTCCTGCACGGGGACTGGCGTGTGGGGCGTGTCGTGGTGCGGGCGCTTGGTATGATGGGGGAGGCGGCGGTAAAACCGCTCCTCCGGGTCATCAGGGAGGGGGATGATGCGGCCCGGAAGGGTGCTGTGGCCGCCCTCGTGCTGATCGGAGATGCGACAGTACGGCTGCTCCCCGGTGCGCTCACCGACGGAGATTTCCGTGTCCGCGCCGGGGCTGCAGATGCCCTCGACCGCCTGGGCTGGTCCCCGGAACCCGGGGAGGAGACGGTCTGCTACCTGATCGCAAAGGAGCGGTGGAGCGATCTGCTTACCCGGGGCACGATCGCGGTCGGGCCGCTGGTGCGGGTGCTCAATGACCGCGATGACAGCATACGGCGGCGGGCGGCAACGATCCTCGGTGAACTGCAGGATCCGCGTGCGGTCGGTCCCCTCGTCGACCTCCTCCACGATGACTTCTACAGCATACGGCGGGAGGCCGCGGCAGCGCTCGTCACCATAGGGGCCCCGGCCATGGACCCGGTCATAGCCGCACTGGGGGACGAGGACGACGATGTCAGGAAGCGTGCGGCTGACATCCTGGCCGGGATCGGGGACGTGCGGGCGGTCGGGGCTCTCGAGGGGATCTTCAACGATGAGGACTGGTACGTCCGGAGGGCCGCGGTGGAGGCGGTGGAGAGGATCCGGGAGCGGGGGGGTAACTCTTTTTTGGGAGGCGGTCCCGGTCGATGA
- a CDS encoding peptidylprolyl isomerase, which produces MALQEGDFIRLRYTGSAGGNIFDTTDEESAKEEGIYNPRAEYGPVTIRLGSHHVIIGLEDELIGKEVGTEGEVDVPPEKAFGAHDDQHVRSVPVTQFREKPRRGMRVEVEGNEGMVVDVIGRRAVVDFNHPLAGKTLQYSYTILEKVEDQVEQISGLIKLYSGRADIGITIADGTVELALPPAITYDRRWMVWRGTLVRELFEYYPDVENVVMKETFPRPEKPEEAPEIPEAEEEPKETEE; this is translated from the coding sequence ATGGCACTTCAGGAAGGAGATTTTATCAGGCTCAGGTACACCGGCAGTGCCGGTGGGAATATCTTCGATACCACAGATGAGGAGAGCGCGAAGGAAGAGGGGATCTACAACCCACGGGCAGAGTATGGTCCGGTCACCATCCGTCTGGGGAGCCACCACGTCATCATCGGTCTTGAGGACGAGCTGATCGGAAAAGAGGTCGGCACCGAGGGAGAGGTCGACGTCCCGCCCGAGAAGGCGTTTGGGGCACACGACGACCAACACGTGAGGTCTGTCCCGGTCACGCAGTTCCGCGAGAAACCGAGGCGTGGGATGCGGGTAGAGGTCGAAGGCAACGAGGGAATGGTCGTCGACGTCATCGGGAGGCGTGCGGTCGTCGACTTCAACCACCCGCTCGCCGGAAAGACCCTGCAGTACTCCTACACGATCCTCGAGAAGGTCGAGGACCAGGTCGAGCAGATCAGCGGCCTGATCAAACTCTACTCCGGCCGGGCCGATATCGGCATCACCATCGCCGACGGGACGGTCGAACTGGCGCTTCCTCCCGCCATCACATACGACCGGCGCTGGATGGTCTGGCGGGGCACACTCGTCCGTGAGCTATTCGAGTACTACCCCGATGTCGAGAACGTCGTTATGAAGGAGACGTTCCCGCGCCCCGAAAAGCCGGAAGAGGCTCCGGAAATCCCTGAGGCTGAAGAAGAGCCGAAAGAGACTGAGGAGTAA
- a CDS encoding AAA family ATPase, whose protein sequence is MDGVQQWAEGVSYAPCPPDEFCGRHEEREQLLALLSRAGEHGQAAMISGPPGIGKSSLLNRLAYDLQDRTNGPRSPVLRAEVFDLPGMIFSAFRELLKDLQGHAVSGRFRDLLESEGLKEAVRYADDLLEKYAAPVEPVGLLPKAGEEIIGVFARSPEVGYDRVREAFEELLQELGRLMVGSGHIAAVLLDDVHLASRLDRRLLLDIIHDLPPGILLAFTCRAGDGVGPGYAAMREAVQNRGAPLVQLPGMRSHEIQEMGQRRFDLAISDATAALLEETPGDPFSLMACFNTLRHRGLAPSAGNIGGLLAGGGDPAGLAFAALPEFRRVWAEELCVLNPPFPVPVMACMLDLQGTDMTLMMDRLQESTIFRRLPGGEYAFAHPLLQEHCRRKLSADAKITLNARAADCFERSMHRLSGRLHVLLSLACHFFNAQDYAKAADLNLELGIRFYHREDYDTALVLTERAITSAEHLGDDALLAAAENQRDLVRQKMADPVGAVQ, encoded by the coding sequence ATGGATGGGGTGCAGCAGTGGGCGGAGGGCGTCTCGTATGCTCCCTGCCCCCCTGATGAGTTCTGCGGTCGGCACGAGGAGCGCGAGCAACTCCTGGCCCTTCTCTCCCGGGCAGGAGAGCACGGGCAGGCGGCGATGATCTCCGGGCCGCCCGGCATCGGGAAGAGTTCTCTCTTAAACCGGCTCGCATACGATCTGCAGGATCGCACCAATGGCCCCCGGTCTCCCGTCCTCAGGGCGGAGGTCTTCGATCTCCCCGGGATGATCTTCTCTGCGTTTCGTGAACTGCTCAAAGACCTGCAGGGACACGCTGTATCGGGCAGGTTCCGGGATCTCCTCGAGAGCGAAGGCCTGAAGGAGGCGGTCAGGTACGCCGACGACCTGCTTGAGAAGTATGCTGCCCCGGTGGAGCCGGTCGGCCTGCTCCCGAAGGCCGGGGAGGAGATCATCGGCGTCTTCGCCCGGTCGCCTGAGGTCGGGTACGACCGGGTGCGCGAGGCGTTTGAGGAACTCCTGCAGGAACTCGGGAGACTGATGGTAGGCTCCGGCCACATCGCTGCGGTCCTGCTGGACGACGTCCACCTTGCCTCGCGCCTTGACCGCCGCCTCCTCCTGGATATCATCCACGACCTCCCGCCTGGTATCCTCCTTGCGTTCACCTGCCGCGCTGGAGACGGGGTCGGTCCCGGGTATGCAGCGATGCGGGAGGCGGTCCAGAATCGCGGTGCCCCTCTGGTGCAGCTCCCGGGGATGCGGAGCCACGAGATCCAGGAGATGGGGCAGAGACGGTTCGATCTCGCTATCAGCGACGCAACCGCTGCCCTCCTTGAGGAGACCCCGGGCGACCCGTTCAGTCTCATGGCCTGTTTCAACACCCTGCGCCACCGGGGCCTTGCGCCCTCCGCCGGGAACATAGGAGGTCTGCTCGCCGGGGGAGGGGACCCGGCAGGGCTTGCCTTTGCCGCCCTTCCTGAGTTCCGGCGGGTGTGGGCTGAGGAACTTTGTGTGTTAAACCCCCCGTTCCCGGTGCCGGTCATGGCCTGCATGCTCGACCTCCAGGGGACGGATATGACGCTGATGATGGACCGCCTGCAGGAGAGCACTATATTCCGGAGGCTTCCCGGTGGGGAGTATGCCTTCGCCCACCCCCTCCTGCAGGAGCACTGCCGGCGCAAACTCTCCGCGGACGCAAAAATAACCCTCAATGCCAGGGCTGCGGACTGCTTCGAGCGATCCATGCACCGCCTCTCCGGCAGGCTGCACGTCCTCCTCTCGCTTGCCTGCCACTTCTTCAACGCGCAGGACTACGCGAAGGCCGCGGACCTGAACCTGGAGCTGGGGATCCGGTTCTACCATCGTGAGGATTACGATACGGCTCTGGTGCTGACCGAGCGGGCGATCACCTCCGCGGAGCACCTGGGGGACGACGCCCTCCTCGCCGCTGCAGAGAACCAGAGAGACCTGGTCAGGCAGAAGATGGCAGACCCGGTCGGGGCCGTGCAGTGA